The following proteins come from a genomic window of Yinghuangia sp. ASG 101:
- a CDS encoding HEXXH motif domain-containing protein, translating into MSTYPTPRASTGDRRHTGPAAPPPAAEPTPDPARAAPAHLLSVDSFVRLASGDSDPATLGTLRNGQRSKRLLLLRMVHDAAAADPAVMGPLPPVRRAWELLERARRADPAAFDTVLMYPSTGVWASRVLRRVRGAVSGETPLWVEVGHVHALSVAAAIRAGIAFDAAVPVRDGRFVHLPSLGTVNLLGAFGRGSLGGGHHPHIATVHRAGGGSVVSVTMRGACVLVPEDPRKDARGWAPVPTVTAATPAGTLSLCLDDADPYGTFLPGRPVHRPGPQWQQRWRRLLVSAWELLAGDDPEAAAGLAGLMRTVVPLAPAANDRPFSASSPEAFGGVMMALPRTTTTLAVSLVHEYQHTKLGALLDLVPLHHEGGGATHYAPWRGDPRPISGLLQGVYAHLGIVRFWRHRMAGASGHDAGRARFEYLLWRDGTAHVLAGLRGCDELTELGARFVDVMRDVVTAWCEEDATAPEAGDARAVARDHWGMWRLRHTEAPADAVARLADRWILGLPPSRADREEPSRVRVDALTAASSLRTHLLRSRWDNPEEFAWMCRRPDVAGVPRADLAFVAGDFAGAAHLYADALTASDSPRYGRDTTSSEAPAETHSAWVGLGLALAGSGDDDAARVLLTRPELVRAVHVRLTAASERAHPVALAGWLGTAL; encoded by the coding sequence GTGTCGACGTATCCCACGCCGCGGGCCTCCACGGGAGACCGGCGCCACACCGGACCGGCCGCGCCGCCGCCCGCGGCCGAACCGACCCCGGACCCGGCGCGCGCGGCACCGGCCCACCTGCTCTCCGTCGACTCGTTCGTACGGCTCGCGTCGGGAGACAGTGATCCCGCGACGCTCGGAACCCTGCGGAACGGCCAGCGCAGCAAGCGCCTGCTGCTGCTCCGCATGGTCCACGACGCGGCGGCGGCCGACCCGGCGGTGATGGGCCCGCTGCCGCCGGTGCGCCGGGCGTGGGAGCTGTTGGAGCGGGCGCGTCGGGCCGACCCGGCCGCGTTCGACACCGTCCTGATGTATCCGTCGACCGGTGTGTGGGCGTCCCGCGTGCTGCGCCGCGTGCGCGGTGCGGTGAGCGGTGAGACGCCGCTGTGGGTCGAGGTCGGCCACGTCCACGCGCTGTCGGTGGCGGCGGCGATCCGCGCGGGCATCGCGTTCGACGCGGCGGTGCCGGTCCGCGACGGCCGTTTCGTCCACCTGCCGTCGCTGGGCACCGTGAACCTGCTCGGCGCGTTCGGCCGAGGCTCGCTCGGCGGCGGGCACCATCCGCACATCGCCACCGTGCACCGCGCCGGGGGCGGCAGCGTCGTCTCCGTGACCATGCGCGGCGCGTGCGTCCTCGTGCCCGAGGACCCGCGCAAGGACGCCCGCGGCTGGGCCCCCGTCCCGACCGTCACAGCGGCGACCCCGGCCGGGACGCTCTCGCTGTGCCTGGACGACGCCGATCCGTACGGAACGTTCCTGCCCGGCCGCCCGGTGCACCGGCCGGGCCCGCAGTGGCAGCAGCGCTGGCGCCGACTCCTCGTCAGCGCCTGGGAGTTGCTGGCCGGCGACGACCCCGAGGCCGCCGCGGGCCTGGCCGGACTGATGCGGACGGTCGTCCCCCTGGCCCCCGCGGCGAACGACCGGCCGTTCAGCGCGTCGTCACCCGAGGCGTTCGGCGGCGTCATGATGGCCCTGCCGCGCACCACCACCACCTTGGCCGTGAGCCTGGTCCACGAATACCAGCACACCAAGCTCGGCGCGCTGCTCGACCTCGTCCCGCTCCACCACGAAGGCGGCGGCGCCACGCACTACGCGCCGTGGCGCGGCGACCCCCGGCCGATCTCCGGGCTGCTCCAAGGGGTGTACGCCCACCTCGGCATCGTGCGCTTCTGGCGGCACCGGATGGCGGGCGCGTCGGGCCACGACGCGGGCCGGGCCCGTTTCGAGTACCTGCTGTGGCGCGACGGCACCGCACACGTCCTGGCCGGGCTCCGCGGCTGCGACGAACTGACCGAACTGGGCGCGCGGTTCGTCGACGTGATGCGCGATGTCGTGACCGCGTGGTGCGAAGAGGACGCCACCGCTCCCGAAGCCGGCGACGCCCGCGCGGTCGCGCGGGACCACTGGGGCATGTGGCGGTTGCGGCACACCGAGGCCCCGGCCGACGCGGTGGCGCGGCTGGCCGACCGCTGGATCCTCGGCCTGCCGCCGTCCCGCGCGGACCGCGAGGAACCGTCCCGCGTCCGGGTGGACGCCCTGACCGCGGCGTCGTCGCTGCGGACGCACCTGTTGCGGTCGCGCTGGGACAACCCGGAGGAGTTCGCGTGGATGTGCCGCCGCCCCGACGTGGCGGGCGTCCCCCGGGCCGATCTCGCGTTCGTGGCCGGGGACTTCGCCGGGGCCGCGCACTTGTACGCCGACGCGCTGACGGCCTCGGACTCCCCGCGGTACGGCCGCGACACCACCTCCTCGGAGGCGCCGGCCGAGACACACAGCGCGTGGGTCGGCCTCGGTCTCGCTTTGGCCGGGTCCGGCGACGACGACGCGGCCCGCGTCCTGCTCACGCGGCCGGAACTGGTCCGGGCCGTCCACGTGCGCCTCACCGCGGCGTCGGAACGCGCCCATCCGGTGGCGCTCGCCGGATGGCTCGGCACCGCGTTGTGA